The Nyctibius grandis isolate bNycGra1 chromosome 3, bNycGra1.pri, whole genome shotgun sequence genome window below encodes:
- the RNF182 gene encoding E3 ubiquitin-protein ligase RNF182 yields the protein MTSQLPEESVETQSSDELECKICYNRYNLRQRKPKVLECCHRVCAKCLCKIIDFGDSPQGVIVCPFCRFETCLPDDEVSSLPDDNNILLNLACGGKGKKCLPDNPTELLLTPKRLASLVSPSHTSSNCLVITIMEVQRESPQTLNSTPVVEFYRPTSFDSVATVSHNWTVWNCTSLLFQTSIRVLVWLLGLLYFSSLPLGIYLLVSKKVTLGVVFVSLVPSSLVILMVYGFCQCVCHEVLDCMSS from the coding sequence ATGACCAGTCAACTACCAGAGGAGTCTGTGGAGACCCAGAGCTCAGATGAGCTTGAGTGCAAGATCTGTTACAACCGCTATAACCTGCGACAGAGAAAACCAAAAGTGCTGGAGTGTTGTCACAGAGTATGTGCCAAATGCCTTTGTAAGATCATAGACTTCGGTGATTCCCCGCAAGGAGTCATAGTATGCCCGTTCTGCAGGTTTGAAACGTGCCTGCCAGATGATGAGGTTAGTAGTCTTCCTGACGACAACAACATCCTTCTGAATTTAGCTtgtgggggaaagggaaagaagtgCCTACCAGACAACCCAACAGAACTGTTGCTAACTCCTAAAAGGTTGGCATCTCTGGTTAGCCCTTCTCACACCTCTTCTAATTGCCTGGTTATAACAATCATGGAAGTACAAAGAGAAAGCCCCCAGACTCTGAACTCAACCCCCGTGGTAGAATTTTACAGGCCTACAAGTTTTGATTCTGTTGCCACTGTGTCCCACAACTGGACAGTGTGGAACTGCACATCTTTGCTCTTCCAGACCTCAATTCGCGTGCTAGTTTGGTTGCTAGGGTTGCTGTACTTTAGTTCCTTGCCTTTAGGGATTTATTTACTGGTATCTAAGAAAGTCACCCTTGGGGTTGTCTTTGTAAGCCTTGTTCCTTCGAGCCTTGTTATTCTCATGGTTTATGGCTTTTGCCAGTGTGTTTGCCATGAAGTTCTAGACTGCATGTCATCTTGA